The Pyrus communis chromosome 2, drPyrComm1.1, whole genome shotgun sequence genome includes a window with the following:
- the LOC137726403 gene encoding DNA replication licensing factor MCM6-like: protein MEAYGGYLVDEKAVRVESIFVEFLKNFRIPGGGGEAYYEGEIEAMAANESSTMFIDFSHVMVFNNLLQKAISDEFLRFEPYLKNACKTFVTQLRPNFISDDTNKDINVAFFNLPVSKRLRELTTAEIGKLVSVKGVVTRTSEVRPELLHGTFKCLECGGVIKNVEQQFKYTEPTICVNATCSNRARWALLRQESKFADWQRVRMQETSKEIPAGSLPRSLDVIIRHEIVEKARAGDTVIFTGTVVVIPDIMALASPGDRAECSRQASQRNGSMAGHEGVRGLKALGVRDLSYRLAFIANSVQISDGRQDTDVRNRKKDADDDDNQQFTEEEKDEVQRMRNTPDFFNKLVDSVAPTVFGHQDIKRAILLMLLGGVHKFTHEGINLRGDINVCIVGDPSCAKSQFLKYTAGIVPRSVYTSGKSSSAAGLTATVAKEPETGEFCIEAGALMLADNGICCIDEFDKMDIRDQVAIHEAMEQQTISITKAGIQATLNARTSILAAANPTGGRYDKSKPLKYNVALPPPILSRFDLVYVMIDDPDDQTDYHIAHHIVRVHQKREEALTPEFTTAQLKRYIAFAKTLKPKLNSDARKLLVESYVALRRGDTAPGSRVAYRMTVRQLEALIRLSEAIARSHLDLQVKPAHVRLAVRLLKTSVISVESSEIDLSDFDQGVANDDGAADQGKIKVSDEYFQRIAQAIVLRLRQHEEDVRQSGTGLAGMRQRDLIEWYVRQQDEKNAYSSKEEAEREVTIISAIIEWLITREGHLIVLDDGRQAAEGEGEGQGVGQGEGEGEGVGQPSKKSRKERILTVNPNYVID, encoded by the exons ATGGAGGCTTACGGCGGATACTTGGTGGACGAGAAGGCGGTGAGGGTAGAGTCCATCTTCGTCGAGTTCCTCAAGAACTTCAGGATCCCCGGAGGAGGGGGAGAGGCGTATTACGAGGGGGAGATCGAGGCCATGGCCGCCAACGAGTCCAGCACCATGTTCATCGATTTCTCCCACGTCATGGTTTTCAACAATCTTCTCCAGAAGGCCATTTCCGACGAGTTTCTCAG GTTTGAGCCCTATTTGAAGAACGCTTGCAAGACATTCGTGACGCAGCTCCGCCCAAACTTCATCTCCGACGATACGAACAAGGACATCAATGTCGCCTTCTTCAACCTCCCCGTCTCCAAGAG gtTGAGGGAATTGACCACAGCGGAAATTGGGAAATTGGTATCGGTGAAAGGAGTGGTGACCCGGACCAGTGAGGTTCGACCGGAGCTACTACACGGGACATTCAAGTGCTTGGAGTGCGGAGGCGTCATCAAGAATGTCGAACAACAATTCAAGTACACTGAG CCAACAATCTGTGTCAATGCCACATGCTCTAATAGAGCAAGGTGGGCGTTGCTTCGGCAAGAGAGTAAATTTGCAGACTGGCAGAGGGTACGAATGCAGGAGACGTCCAAAGAGATACCTGCGGGCTCCCTTCCCAGATCACTGGATGTTATTATCCGCCACGAGATTGTTGAGAAGGCCAGGGCCGGTGACAC GGTCATTTTCACGGGCACAGTGGTTGTCATACCGGACATAATGGCATTGGCCTCCCCTGGAGACAGAGCAGAGTGTTCTCGACAAGCATCTCAGCGCAATGGTTCTATGGCTGGACATGAAGGAGTGAGGGGTCTTAAAGCATTGGGAGTGAGAGACCTCTCCTATCGCCTTGCCTTTATTGCCAATTCAGTTCAG ATTTCTGATGGTAGACAGGATACTGATGTCCGGAACAGAAAGAAGGATGCTGACGATGATGACAACCAGCAGTTCACT gaagaagagaaagacgAAGTTCAAAGAATGAGGAATACCCCCGATTTCTTCAATAAGCTTGTTGATAGCGTTGCCCCAACTGTATTTGGCCATCAAGATATCAAGCGTGCAATTCTGCTTATGCTCCTGGGTGGTGTCCACAAGTTTACTCATGAAGGCATCAACTTGAGAGGAGACATCAATGTTTGTATAGTTGGAGACCCCAGTTGCGCAAAATCCCAGTTCCTAAA GTATACGGCAGGAATAGTTCCAAGATCCGTTTACACTTCTGGGAAATCCTCCTCTGCTGCTGGTTTAACAGCAACTGTTGCCAAAGAACCAGAAACAGGAGAATTTTGTATTGAG GCAGGTGCGTTAATGCTTGCTGACAATGGTATTTGTTGCATTGATGAATTTGACAAAATGGACATTAGGGATcag GTTGCGATTCATGAGGCAATGGAACAACAGACAATAAGCATTACAAAAGCAGGAATACAGGCAACACTGAATGCTCGAACATCAATTCTTGCTGCTGCTAACCCCACAGGCGGCCGTTATGATAAATCTAAACCACTCAAG TATAATGTGGCTCTTCCTCCACCTATCCTCTCAAGGTTTGATCTGGTATATGTTATGATTGATGACCCAGATGATCAAACTGATTACCACATTGCCCACCACATTGTAAGAGTACATCAAAAGCGCGAAGAGGCACTCACTCCTGAATTCACCACTGCACAGCTGAAACGTTATATTGCATTTGCTAAAACTCTGAAACCTAAG TTAAACTCAGATGCTAGGAAGCTGTTGGTGGAGTCTTATGTTGCTCTCAGAAGAGGTGATACTGCTCCTGGTAGTAGAGTTGCTTATCGCATGACAGTTAGGCAACTAGAGGCGTTGATCAGATTGTCCGAAGCCATTGCTCGAAGTCATTTAGACCTTCAG GTAAAACCAGCCCATGTCCGTTTAGCAGTGAGATTGCTGAAAACGTCAGTGATCAG TGTGGAGTCTAGTGAGATCGATCTGTCTGATTTTGATCAAG GTGTAGCAAATGATGATGGGGCAGCAGACCAAGGAAAGATTAAAGTAAGTGATGAATACTTTCAGAGGATTGCCCAGGCCATTGTCTTGCGTCTTAGACAGCATGAAGAAGATGTTAGGCAAAGCG GGACAGGGCTGGCTGGAATGAGGCAGAGGGACTTGATTGAATGGTATGTGAGACAGCAGGACGAGAAAAATGCTTACAGTTCCAAGGAGGAGGCAGAGCGTGAAGTCACCATAATCAGTGCCATCATAGAG TGGTTGATAACAAGAGAAGGACATTTGATAGTACTAGATGACGGTAGGCAAGCAGCAGAAGGCGAGGGTGAAGGCCAAGGTGTAGGTCAAGGTGAAGGCGAAGGTGAAGGTGTAGGGCAACCATCAAAAAAATctagaaaagaaagaatattGACTGTGAATCCCAACTATGTCATAGATTGA
- the LOC137725981 gene encoding plasma membrane-associated cation-binding protein 1-like, with the protein MGYWQTKVLPKIKKVFETKTSTKKAAAAGACKSFDESKEEITKEFEEKKAELQPKVIELYEASSAEIKILVTERKESGLKKYSAAVHKFLEELTKIEFPGSKTVSEASSKYGPAYVSGPVFFVFEKVSTFIVTEETVEPLPPPAEATKTVEETSGVVKEKEIVIEEEKKEEVVVEEKKEEVEKPKPTEPEAAAEAPPPKVEESAAAEPPKP; encoded by the exons ATGGGTTATTGGCAAACAAAGGTGCTTCCAAAGATCAAGAAGGTGTTTGAGACCAAAACCAGTACAAAAAAGGCTGCTGCTGCCGGGGCTTGCAAGTCCTTTGATGAGTCGAAg GAGGAAATAACCAAGGAGTTTGAAGAGAAGAAGGCTGAGCTTCAACCAAAAGTAATTGAATTATATGAAGCTTCCTCAGCTGAAATCAAG ATTTTGGTTACGGAGCGCAAAGAGTCAGGATTGAAGAAGTACTCAGCAGCAGTCCACAAGTTCCTTGAAGAGTTGACTAAAATTG AATTCCCAGGATCCAAAACTGTATCAGAAGCCTCTTCAAAATATGGGCCAGCCTATGTTTCAGGTCCAGTTTTCTTTGTGTTCGAGAAGGTCTCAACATTCATTGTGACTGAGGAAACGGTAGAGCCGCTGCCACCGCCAGCAGAAGCAACAAAAACTGTGGAGGAAACAAGTGGTGTTGTAAAAGAAAAGGAGATAGTTatcgaagaagagaagaaagaagaggtggtggtggaggagaagaaagaggaggttGAGAAACCTAAACCTACTGAGCCCGAAGCTGCTGCTGAGGCTCCTCCTCCAAAGGTGGAGGAATCTGCTGCTGCAGAACCACCAAAGCCTTAG
- the LOC137726587 gene encoding leucine-rich repeat receptor-like serine/threonine-protein kinase BAM3: MANSGMKSFFLCSLFVFLTCFSSASSHNLSLRRQASILVSLKQNFEDSKNPSLSTWTVSNYMFLCSWAGIRCDGLNRSVVSLDISNYNLSGTLSPAITELRTLVNVSVSGNGFAGTFPSSVHKLARLQNLNISNNGFSGSLDWEFSQLKQLVSLDAYNNDFNGSLPLGVTQLPNLKRLDFGGNYFSGSIPPSYGNMVRLNYLSVAGNDLSGYIPRELGNLTNLQQLLLGYYNEFEGGIPPEIGKLINLFHLDLANCGLEGPIPLELGNLKKLDTLFLQTNQLSGSIPAQLGNLSSLRSLDLSNNALTGDIPAEFSGLRELTLLNLFINKFHGEIPHSITELPNLEVLKLWHNNFTGAIPSKLGQNGKLIELDLSSNKLTGVVPKSLCFGRRLKILILLNNFLFGPLPDDLGKCDTLVRVRMGQNYLTGSIPPGFLYLPELSLVELQNNYLTGQLPQETRKQPSKLSQLNLSSNRLSGCLPASIGNFSSLQILLLSGNQFTGEIPSGIGRLQSVLKLDVSRNNFSGTIPPEIGNCLSLTYLDLSQNQLSGPIPVQIVQIHILNYFNVSWNHLNQSLPKELGSLKSLTSADFSHNDFSGSIPQTGQYLFFNSTSFVGNPELCDSSANPCKYSSTSASEDHSQTGTHSQVLSKFKLVFALGLLLCSFVFATVAIIKTRKVRKHSNSWKLTAFQKLEFGSEDILECIKDNNVIGRGGAGIVYRGTMLSGEQVAVKKLLGINKGSSHDNGLSAEIQTLGKIRHRNIVRLLAFCSNKETNLLVYEYMPNGSLGEVLHGKRGGYLKWETRLNIAIEAAKGLCYLHHDCSPLILHRDVKSNNILLNSEFEAHVADFGLAKFLQDTGTSECMSAIAGSYGYIAPEYAYTLRVDEKSDVYSFGVVLLELITGRRPVGGFGEEGMDIVQWTKIQTNSQKEGVIKILDKRLDAVPMDEAMQVFFVAVLCVEEQSVERPTMREVVQMLAQAKQPNTFYMQ, encoded by the exons ATGGCGAATTCCGGAATGAAGTCTTTTTTCCTCTGCTCTCTCTTTGTGTTCCTAACATGTTTTTCTTCTGCTTCTTCACATAATCTGTCTCTCAGGAGGCAAGCTTCGATCCTTGTTTCTCTCAAACAAAATTTCGAAGACTCGAAAAATCCTTCTTTAAGTACTTGGACTGTGTCAAACTACATGTTCCTCTGCTCTTGGGCTGGAATCCGTTGTGACGGCCTAAACAGATCAGTTGTCTCACTTGACATATCCAACTACAACCTCTCAGGTACTCTTTCGCCAGCGATCACAGAACTCCGAACCCTAGTCAATGTTTCAGTGTCAGGAAATGGATTTGCGGGTACTTTTCCTTCCAGTGTTCACAAGCTAGCCAGGCTACAAAACCTCAATATATCCAACAATGGGTTCAGCGGAAGCTTGGACTGGGAGTTTTCTCAGTTGAAGCAGCTTGTATCGCTAGATGCTTACAACAATGATTTCAATGGCTCACTGCCATTAGGGGTCACTCAACTTCCGAACCTGAAGCGGTTGGACTTTGGCGGGAACTACTTCAGTGGAAGCATTCCTCCAAGCTATGGAAACATGGTGCGGCTCAATTATCTCTCAGTTGCGGGAAATGACCTGAGCGGCTACATACCGCGCGAGCTCGGAAACCTCACTAACCTACAGCAGCTTTTGTTGGGATATTACAACGAATTTGAAGGTGGAATCCCACCAGAAATTGGCAAGCTGATCAATCTGTTTCATTTAGACCTCGCAAACTGTGGTTTGGAGGGGCCAATCCCTCTGGAGCTAGGGAATCTGAAAAAGCTAGACACTTTGTTCTTGCAAACAAATCAGCTCAGCGGTTCGATTCCTGCTCAGCTGGGAAACTTGAGTAGCTTGAGGTCCCTTGATCTGTCAAACAATGCGCTAACAGGAGACATCCCCGCTGAGTTCTCTGGACTCCGCGAGCTCACACTCCTGAACCTCTTTATCAACAAGTTTCACGGGGAGATTCCTCACTCTATCACGGAGCTACCAAACTTGGAAGTCTTGAAGCTGTGGCATAACAACTTCACTGGAGCCATACCTTCAAAGCTTGGTCAGAATGGTAAACTGATTGAGCTTGATCTTTCGAGTAACAAGCTCACCGGAGTTGTCCCAAAATCTCTTTGCTTCGGAAGGCGGCTGAAGATCTTGATTCTGCTCAACAATTTTCTCTTTGGGCCTCTACCTGATGATCTTGGCAAATGTGACACGCTAGTAAGAGTCCGAATGGGGCAGAATTATCTGACTGGATCAATACCACCGGGGTTTCTTTACTTGCCAGAGCTCTCACTGGTAGAATTGCAGAACAACTATCTGACCGGACAGCTTCCACAGGAAACAAGAAAGCAACCCTCAAAACTCAGCCAGCTGAATCTGTCAAGCAATCGCTTATCCGGGTGCCTTCCTGCTTCTATCGGAAACTTTTCAAGCCTGCAGATTCTTCTATTGAGTGGAAACCAATTCACTGGAGAAATCCCATCTGGCATTGGCCGGTTGCAAAGCGTTCTCAAGTTGGATGTGAGCAGAAACAATTTTTCGGGCACAATACCTCCGGAAATTGGAAACTGTCTCTCTTTAACCTACTTAGATTTGAGCCAAAACCAACTCTCAGGTCCAATCCCAGTTCAGATTGTTCAAATCCACATACTGAATTACTTCAACGTTTCGTGGAACCACTTAAACCAGAGCCTCCCAAAGGAGCTAGGCTCCTTGAAAAGCCTAACGTCTGCTGACTTTTCGCACAATGACTTCTCTGGTTCAATCCCACAAACAGGACAATACTTGTTCTTCAACTCCACATCCTTTGTCGGTAACCCTGAGCTCTGCGATTCTTCTGCGAATCCATGCAAATACTCCTCAACCTCAGCATCAGAAGATCACAGCCAAACCGGCACGCATTCTCAAGTCCTCAGCAAATTCAAGCTTGTCTTTGCACTAGGCCTCTTGCTGTGCTCGTTCGTGTTTGCAACCGTTGCAATTATCAAGACCAGAAAGGTGCGAAAACATTCGAACTCGTGGAAGCTCACAGCATTCCAAAAGCTGGAATTCGGAAGTGAAGACATCTTAGAGTGCATAAAGGATAACAATGTGATAGGGAGAGGTGGAGCTGGGATTGTCTACAGAGGAACAATGTTGAGCGGCGAGCAAGTGGCGGTGAAGAAGCTGTTGGGAATCAACAAAGGCTCGTCACACGACAACGGCCTCTCCGCAGAAATTCAAACACTGGGAAAAATCCGCCACCGGAACATTGTCCGGTTGCTGGCATTCTGTTCAAACAAAGAGACAAATCTGCTGGTTTACGAGTACATGCCGAATGGAAGTTTAGGTGAAGTTTTGCATGGGAAGAGAGGAGGATATCTCAAGTGGGAAACTAGGTTGAATATTGCCATTGAAGCAGCGAAAGGGCTCTGCTATTTGCACCATGATTGTTCTCCTCTGATTCTTCATAGGGATGTTAAGTCCAACAACATTCTGCTCAACTCAGAATTTGAGGCTCAtgttgcagattttgggctTGCCAAGTTTTTGCAGGACACTGGAACTTCAGAATGCATGTCTGCAATTGCTGGCTCATACGGTTACATTGCTCCAG AGTACGCATACACATTGAGAGTTGACGAGAAGAGCGATGTGTATAGCTTTGGAGTTGTACTGTTGGAGCTCATCACAGGAAGAAGGCCAGTTGGTGGATTTGGGGAAGAGGGAATGGACATTGTTCAGTGGACCAAGATTCAGACCAACTCGCAGAAAGAAGGGGTTATAAAGATCCTCGACAAACGGCTAGACGCTGTTCCGATGGACGAAGCGATGCAGGTATTTTTCGTCGCGGTTTTATGTGTTGAAGAGCAAAGTGTGGAGAGACCAACCATGAGAGAAGTTGTTCAAATGCTTGCACAGGCTAAACAACCAAACACATTTTACATGCAATGA